A DNA window from Castanea sativa cultivar Marrone di Chiusa Pesio chromosome 7, ASM4071231v1 contains the following coding sequences:
- the LOC142643830 gene encoding UV-stimulated scaffold protein A homolog isoform X1 — protein sequence MGIRLVNEMEEGREREGGKVLSLIEKATNSTAAEVDPRLLKAIKSVVCYLDTELQLAANTLLDLMKRDHSQVRYLTLLIIDELFMRSKLFRSILVDNLDQVLSLSVGFRRTLPLPAPPAVASILRSKAIEFLEKWNSSFGIHYRQLRLGFDYLKNTLKLQFPNLQANAARIQQERAERERRSREILLKKFEMFKDNFSSIKEEIMSTIDEIGECLDIVRTNEEFTPLPPADDEYFEEFRSSELLQIRLNTLKEGEKVHENSDNKVVFDALRELYKLLETKHLVSVQEWISFLLRVEVADNRFRDSALKELIDIQNRLKSVKKKCEESGCALPNTANRDEEEDDFWEEGKIGSLESERSTVPNKQDEDFSMKVTSNKFKNRTPESSKKDCNDNEILSPEGGETNLDPLRSKLLAEAPVMKWGSFLDNWGSNRKVLANQRGLELESHWGRVDYDAVILAEKMPELNVHATLYEEQQTDIQPCRAPLSKGGLCQRRDLRVWPFHGPIIPRDDEGKPLNQNSLKEEISLDLGIDSIEQLAKQAVKNVRERDKEVANKREIDKKSLKHAKLARIREHNETALRDAALTSTSRSASVGEDMGVTDGEKPSARNKKETLSSMLHKKVTPKDRIAQRLLNSWAKDSTTRQLTLGEDANYREAFPNQWQ from the exons ATGGGTATTAGGCTAGTAAATGAAATggaagaggggagagagagagaaggagggAAGGTGTTGAGTCTGATAGAGAAGGCGACCAACTCCACAGCTGCTGAGGTGGACCCACGTCTCCTTAAGGCCATCAAATCCGTAGTCTGCTATTTGGATACGGAACTCCAACTTGCCGCCAATACCCTTTTGGATCTCATGAAGCGCGACCACTCTCAG GTAAGGTACCTGACACTCCTGATAATTGATGAACTGTTCATGCGTTCGAAGCTTTTCAGAAGCATTCTTGTTGACAACTTGGATCAGGTGCTGAGTTTGAGTGTTGGATTCAGAAGAACTCTGCCTCTCCCTGCTCCTCCTGCTGTCGCTTCCATTTTGCGCTCTAAGGCAATTGAATTCTTGGAGAAGTGGAACTCTTCCTTTGGGATTCATTACAGGCAGCTCAGATTAGGGTTTGATTACCTTAAAAACACCCTCAAGTTGCAGTTTCCTAATCTACAGGCCAATGCAGCTCGGATTCAGCAGGAGAGAGCAGAACGGGAAAGGCGGTCAAGAGAGATTTTGCTAAAGAAATTTGAAATGTTCAAGGACAATTTCTCATCTATTAAGGAAGAGATCATGTCTACCATTGACGAGATTGGGGAATGCTTAGACATAGTCCGTACAAATGAGGAGTTTACGCCTCTGCCTCCTGCAGATGATGAATATTTCGAAGAGTTTCGTTCTTCTGAACTGCTGCAAATCCGTCTCAATACTTTAAAAGAAGGGGAAAAGGTTCACGAGAACAGTGACAATAAAGTGGTTTTTGATGCATTAAGGGAGCTGTACAAGCTTCTAGAGACAAAGCATTTGGTTTCAGTTCAAGAATGGATCTCTTTTCTTCTAAGGGTTGAAGTGGCAGACAACAGGTTCAGAGATTCCGCTTTAAAGGAGTTAATTGATATCCAAAATCGTCTCAAATCGGTGAAGAAGAAGTGTGAAGAATCAGGTTGTGCTCTTCCAAACACTGCAAATcgtgatgaagaagaagatgatttcTGGGAGGAGGGTAAGATTGGTTCACTTGAGAGCGAGAGATCTACTGTGCCCAATAAGCAAGATGAAGATTTTTCCATGAAAGTAACATCTAATAAGTTCAAAAATAGAACTCCTGAAAGCAGTAAAAAAGATTGTAATGACAATGAGATTCTCAGTCCTGAAGGCGGTGAAACCAATTTGGACCCTTTAAGAAGTAAGCTTCTGGCTGAAGCTCCTGTGATGAAGTGGGGCTCTTTCTTGGATAACTGGGGTTCAAACAGGAAGGTTTTGGCTAACCAGCGGGGATTGGAGCTTGAAAGTCACTGGGGTAGGGTGGATTATGACGCGGTTATTCTAGCTGAGAAAATGCCCGAACTGAATGTACATGCAACTCTTTATGAAGAGCAGCAAACTGACATTCAACCCTGCAGGGCTCCTTTGAGCAAAGGGGGGCTTTGTCAGAGAAGAGACCTGAGAGTTTGGCCATTTCATGGACCTATTATACCTCGAGATGATGAAGGAAAGCCACTCAATCAGAACTCTTTAAAAGAAGAGATATCTCTTGATTTGGGGATTGATTCCATTGAGCAGTTAGCAAAACAAGCTGTGAAGAATGTTCGTGAGAGAGATAAAGAAGTAGCAAATAAGAGAGAAATTGATAAAAAGTCACTGAAGCATGCAAAACTTGCAAGAATTCGGGAGCACAATGAAACAGCTCTAAGGGATGCTGCCTTGACATCAACTTCAAGATCTGCATCTGTTGGAGAAGATATGGGGGTGACTGATGGTGAGAAACCGTCAGCTAGAAACAAGAAGGAAACACTCTCATCCATGCTGCACAAGAAAGTGACACCAAAAGATAGGATAGCTCAGAGGCTTTTGAATTCATGGGCAAAGGATTCAACAACAAGACAGCTCACATTGGGTGAAGATGCAAATTACCGAGAAGCCTTCCCAAATCAATGGCAATGA
- the LOC142643830 gene encoding UV-stimulated scaffold protein A homolog isoform X2 encodes MGIRLVNEMEEGREREGGKVLSLIEKATNSTAAEVDPRLLKAIKSVVCYLDTELQLAANTLLDLMKRDHSQVLSLSVGFRRTLPLPAPPAVASILRSKAIEFLEKWNSSFGIHYRQLRLGFDYLKNTLKLQFPNLQANAARIQQERAERERRSREILLKKFEMFKDNFSSIKEEIMSTIDEIGECLDIVRTNEEFTPLPPADDEYFEEFRSSELLQIRLNTLKEGEKVHENSDNKVVFDALRELYKLLETKHLVSVQEWISFLLRVEVADNRFRDSALKELIDIQNRLKSVKKKCEESGCALPNTANRDEEEDDFWEEGKIGSLESERSTVPNKQDEDFSMKVTSNKFKNRTPESSKKDCNDNEILSPEGGETNLDPLRSKLLAEAPVMKWGSFLDNWGSNRKVLANQRGLELESHWGRVDYDAVILAEKMPELNVHATLYEEQQTDIQPCRAPLSKGGLCQRRDLRVWPFHGPIIPRDDEGKPLNQNSLKEEISLDLGIDSIEQLAKQAVKNVRERDKEVANKREIDKKSLKHAKLARIREHNETALRDAALTSTSRSASVGEDMGVTDGEKPSARNKKETLSSMLHKKVTPKDRIAQRLLNSWAKDSTTRQLTLGEDANYREAFPNQWQ; translated from the exons ATGGGTATTAGGCTAGTAAATGAAATggaagaggggagagagagagaaggagggAAGGTGTTGAGTCTGATAGAGAAGGCGACCAACTCCACAGCTGCTGAGGTGGACCCACGTCTCCTTAAGGCCATCAAATCCGTAGTCTGCTATTTGGATACGGAACTCCAACTTGCCGCCAATACCCTTTTGGATCTCATGAAGCGCGACCACTCTCAG GTGCTGAGTTTGAGTGTTGGATTCAGAAGAACTCTGCCTCTCCCTGCTCCTCCTGCTGTCGCTTCCATTTTGCGCTCTAAGGCAATTGAATTCTTGGAGAAGTGGAACTCTTCCTTTGGGATTCATTACAGGCAGCTCAGATTAGGGTTTGATTACCTTAAAAACACCCTCAAGTTGCAGTTTCCTAATCTACAGGCCAATGCAGCTCGGATTCAGCAGGAGAGAGCAGAACGGGAAAGGCGGTCAAGAGAGATTTTGCTAAAGAAATTTGAAATGTTCAAGGACAATTTCTCATCTATTAAGGAAGAGATCATGTCTACCATTGACGAGATTGGGGAATGCTTAGACATAGTCCGTACAAATGAGGAGTTTACGCCTCTGCCTCCTGCAGATGATGAATATTTCGAAGAGTTTCGTTCTTCTGAACTGCTGCAAATCCGTCTCAATACTTTAAAAGAAGGGGAAAAGGTTCACGAGAACAGTGACAATAAAGTGGTTTTTGATGCATTAAGGGAGCTGTACAAGCTTCTAGAGACAAAGCATTTGGTTTCAGTTCAAGAATGGATCTCTTTTCTTCTAAGGGTTGAAGTGGCAGACAACAGGTTCAGAGATTCCGCTTTAAAGGAGTTAATTGATATCCAAAATCGTCTCAAATCGGTGAAGAAGAAGTGTGAAGAATCAGGTTGTGCTCTTCCAAACACTGCAAATcgtgatgaagaagaagatgatttcTGGGAGGAGGGTAAGATTGGTTCACTTGAGAGCGAGAGATCTACTGTGCCCAATAAGCAAGATGAAGATTTTTCCATGAAAGTAACATCTAATAAGTTCAAAAATAGAACTCCTGAAAGCAGTAAAAAAGATTGTAATGACAATGAGATTCTCAGTCCTGAAGGCGGTGAAACCAATTTGGACCCTTTAAGAAGTAAGCTTCTGGCTGAAGCTCCTGTGATGAAGTGGGGCTCTTTCTTGGATAACTGGGGTTCAAACAGGAAGGTTTTGGCTAACCAGCGGGGATTGGAGCTTGAAAGTCACTGGGGTAGGGTGGATTATGACGCGGTTATTCTAGCTGAGAAAATGCCCGAACTGAATGTACATGCAACTCTTTATGAAGAGCAGCAAACTGACATTCAACCCTGCAGGGCTCCTTTGAGCAAAGGGGGGCTTTGTCAGAGAAGAGACCTGAGAGTTTGGCCATTTCATGGACCTATTATACCTCGAGATGATGAAGGAAAGCCACTCAATCAGAACTCTTTAAAAGAAGAGATATCTCTTGATTTGGGGATTGATTCCATTGAGCAGTTAGCAAAACAAGCTGTGAAGAATGTTCGTGAGAGAGATAAAGAAGTAGCAAATAAGAGAGAAATTGATAAAAAGTCACTGAAGCATGCAAAACTTGCAAGAATTCGGGAGCACAATGAAACAGCTCTAAGGGATGCTGCCTTGACATCAACTTCAAGATCTGCATCTGTTGGAGAAGATATGGGGGTGACTGATGGTGAGAAACCGTCAGCTAGAAACAAGAAGGAAACACTCTCATCCATGCTGCACAAGAAAGTGACACCAAAAGATAGGATAGCTCAGAGGCTTTTGAATTCATGGGCAAAGGATTCAACAACAAGACAGCTCACATTGGGTGAAGATGCAAATTACCGAGAAGCCTTCCCAAATCAATGGCAATGA
- the LOC142644083 gene encoding uncharacterized protein LOC142644083, producing the protein MASGYSQWRPPTKGKYKVNVDRAVFAKVGCCGIEVVIINEEGLLMEAMSKKVHFPLGAMEVKAMALEDGIQLARNLGLRDIGMESDAQTIMLAVGGTVPGPCSIQRIVEGAICFQLIELCSCA; encoded by the coding sequence ATGGCATCGGGCTACAGCCAGTGGAGACCTCCGACGAAGGGGAAGTATAAGGTAAATGTGGATAGGGCGGTCTTCGCGAAAGTGGGGTGTTGTGGTATTGAGGTAGTCATCATAAATGAGGAAGGATTGTTAATGGAGGCAATGAGTAAAAAAGTGCATTTCCCTCTTGGGGCCATGGAGGTTAAAGCGATGGCGTTGGAGGATGGAATTCAGTTGGCTAGGAACTTAGGACTGAGGGATATTGGTATGGAAAGTGATGCTCAAACGATAATGTTGGCTGTTGGAGGGACTGTCCCAGGACCGTGCTCAATACAGAGAATCGTGGAAGGGGCTATCTGCTTTCAGCTCATAGAGCTTTGCTCATGTGCGTAG